From Bacillus sp. Bos-x628, the proteins below share one genomic window:
- a CDS encoding Ger(x)C family spore germination protein: MRHKYMLTLIMCISLIFMPGCWDQNLLKNISLVLTSAVDQGEDDNAKFSITYRKVQQSQGMEQGNTGSYLTTVLTTEAPTLRKARSNFSRIVDQKIDISKMRVMLIGDEFAQDRLLPYLDMFYRDPNSPLLANLAVVEGGSCVDVINQLLKEKLIVSDYLNNLITTASRSSQVSPKNIQTVRSKMLQTGEDFTLPLIHFDKSKQLISVKGVALFDNEKKKGELYGQDAILLTVMDGKMGDYANFTKKIRNDMKSKENNYITIQVTDSKRDIRIVNPDHRDLTFSLEYEFNTSVLEYPPDNLDTDKKIKALNKRLSAILTKEAEKVIATLQETNSDVLSLGRKYRVRHYDEYMKMNWTKDYQKVKIIPKVKVNITKTGIIN; the protein is encoded by the coding sequence ATGCGTCATAAGTATATGCTGACGCTGATTATGTGTATTTCTCTTATCTTCATGCCCGGCTGTTGGGATCAAAACTTATTAAAAAACATCTCTCTTGTCTTAACTTCCGCTGTTGATCAAGGAGAAGATGACAATGCGAAATTTTCTATCACCTATCGAAAAGTACAGCAGTCTCAAGGCATGGAGCAAGGAAACACAGGCAGCTATTTAACCACCGTGCTCACAACAGAAGCACCCACTTTAAGAAAAGCAAGAAGCAACTTTAGCCGCATTGTCGATCAAAAAATTGATATATCGAAAATGCGGGTCATGCTCATAGGTGATGAGTTCGCCCAAGATCGCCTTCTCCCTTACTTAGATATGTTTTATCGTGATCCCAATAGCCCTTTACTCGCAAACCTCGCTGTTGTTGAAGGCGGAAGCTGTGTAGACGTGATTAACCAGCTACTAAAAGAAAAACTCATTGTCAGCGACTATTTAAACAATTTAATAACAACCGCATCAAGATCCTCACAAGTATCACCTAAAAACATTCAAACTGTCCGGTCCAAAATGCTACAAACAGGAGAGGATTTCACACTGCCGTTAATCCACTTTGATAAATCAAAGCAATTAATTAGTGTAAAAGGGGTCGCCCTGTTTGATAATGAGAAAAAGAAAGGTGAGCTGTATGGACAAGATGCGATTCTTCTCACCGTCATGGATGGGAAAATGGGCGATTATGCAAATTTCACGAAGAAAATCAGAAATGACATGAAATCGAAAGAGAACAATTACATCACCATCCAAGTCACAGATTCAAAGAGAGACATTCGTATTGTGAATCCTGATCATCGAGACTTAACATTCTCACTCGAATATGAATTCAATACCTCTGTCCTTGAATACCCTCCGGATAATTTAGATACAGATAAGAAGATTAAAGCCTTAAATAAAAGGCTATCAGCCATTTTGACAAAGGAAGCAGAAAAAGTCATCGCTACCTTACAAGAAACGAATTCTGACGTCCTAAGTCTTGGAAGAAAATACCGGGTAAGACACTATGATGAGTATATGAAAATGAACTGGACAAAGGATTATCAAAAGGTGAAAATCATTCCAAAAGTCAAAGTGAATATTACAAAAACAGGGATTATTAATTAA
- the rbsK gene encoding ribokinase: protein MSQIVVIGSCSMDLVVTSDKRPNAGETVLGESFKTVPGGKGANQAVASARLGADVYMIGRVGDDAYGQDILNNLHAQGVRTTYMKPVTDMESGTAHIILAEGDNSIVVVKGANEEVTPDYVKDALHSIDDISIVLIQQEIPEETVEAVCAICSEKEIPVILNPAPARKVKQEVLNQVAYMTPNEHEAALIFDGLTTEEALRQYPNKLLITEGKNGVRFFDGTQEVLVPGYPVKAVDTTGAGDTFNGALAVALTEGKSLYDALLFANLAASISVTKFGAQGGMPTREELERAK from the coding sequence ATGAGTCAAATTGTTGTTATAGGAAGCTGTTCAATGGATCTTGTCGTCACATCGGACAAACGGCCGAATGCAGGAGAAACCGTCTTAGGCGAATCATTTAAAACAGTCCCAGGCGGAAAAGGAGCCAATCAAGCAGTAGCAAGTGCAAGGCTTGGCGCAGATGTGTATATGATCGGCAGAGTTGGGGATGATGCTTATGGACAGGATATTTTAAACAATTTACACGCGCAAGGTGTTCGTACCACTTATATGAAACCGGTTACTGATATGGAAAGCGGGACGGCTCATATCATTTTAGCAGAAGGTGATAACAGTATTGTCGTGGTCAAAGGGGCAAATGAGGAAGTCACACCAGACTATGTAAAAGACGCCCTTCATTCCATTGACGATATCAGCATTGTCCTCATTCAGCAGGAGATTCCTGAAGAAACGGTAGAAGCTGTATGCGCCATTTGCAGCGAAAAAGAGATTCCAGTCATCTTAAATCCTGCACCGGCTCGCAAGGTGAAACAAGAGGTCTTAAATCAAGTTGCCTACATGACACCGAATGAACATGAAGCTGCTCTTATTTTTGACGGTCTCACGACAGAAGAAGCGTTACGTCAATATCCAAATAAATTACTGATCACAGAAGGGAAAAATGGTGTTCGCTTTTTTGATGGGACGCAAGAAGTCCTTGTGCCAGGCTATCCTGTTAAGGCTGTAGATACAACAGGTGCTGGCGACACCTTTAATGGCGCTTTGGCTGTTGCACTGACAGAAGGCAAATCATTATATGATGCACTTCTCTTTGCCAATCTGGCAGCATCAATCTCTGTGACGAAGTTTGGCGCACAAGGCGGCATGCCGACAAGAGAAGAACTGGAGCGTGCGAAATGA
- a CDS encoding LacI family DNA-binding transcriptional regulator, with product MSTIKDVAKAAQVSVATVSRVLNNTGYVHADTKARVTQAMQELNYFPNEVARSLFKRESRLIGLILPDITNPFFPQLARGVEDEIHAHGFRLLFGNSDEDHEKELAYLQTFKQNQVVGVIAVTNEPESELYNDHDLPVVFLDRTASNAPSVYADAKTGGKMAALELIKRGSRKITLLKGPAHLQTAQQRFKGALDVLTEKGVDFHLMSTASFSFQEARKIATALFQLYPETDGIIASNDIVATAVMHEALRLGKPIPDELQIIGFDDIPQSELLFPSLSTIRQPAYEMGKEAAKLLIKAIQKQPIHQPVIQMPVSFIERETTRKVDSQ from the coding sequence TTGTCTACAATTAAAGATGTTGCAAAGGCGGCACAAGTGTCCGTCGCCACCGTTTCACGCGTGCTCAACAATACTGGATATGTACATGCAGATACAAAAGCCCGTGTGACACAAGCGATGCAAGAGCTGAACTACTTTCCCAATGAAGTGGCCAGATCCCTTTTTAAAAGAGAATCCCGATTAATCGGTTTAATCTTACCTGATATCACAAACCCTTTCTTCCCTCAGCTAGCAAGAGGTGTTGAGGATGAAATTCACGCCCATGGCTTTCGGTTATTGTTTGGTAACAGTGATGAAGATCACGAGAAGGAGCTTGCCTACTTGCAAACCTTTAAACAAAATCAAGTAGTGGGTGTCATCGCTGTGACAAATGAGCCCGAGTCTGAGTTGTACAATGATCATGATTTACCTGTTGTGTTTTTAGACCGCACAGCTTCAAATGCTCCTTCTGTCTATGCAGATGCCAAAACAGGCGGAAAAATGGCGGCACTGGAATTGATTAAGCGCGGTAGCCGTAAGATCACACTGCTAAAAGGACCTGCCCATCTCCAAACGGCACAACAAAGGTTTAAAGGTGCACTGGATGTCCTCACTGAAAAAGGTGTCGACTTTCACTTGATGTCTACTGCTTCTTTTTCCTTTCAGGAAGCTAGAAAAATCGCTACAGCTCTTTTCCAGTTATATCCTGAAACAGATGGCATCATTGCCAGCAATGACATCGTCGCAACTGCTGTGATGCATGAAGCACTCCGGCTTGGGAAACCAATACCAGATGAATTGCAAATTATTGGGTTCGATGATATCCCGCAAAGCGAACTACTCTTCCCTTCCCTTTCAACCATCAGGCAACCTGCCTATGAAATGGGAAAAGAAGCAGCAAAGCTATTAATCAAAGCCATTCAGAAACAACCGATACATCAACCAGTCATTCAAATGCCCGTCTCTTTTATTGAACGAGAGACAACGAGAAAGGTGGATTCACAATGA
- the rbsD gene encoding D-ribose pyranase, with the protein MKKNGILNSHIAKVLADLGHTDTVVIADCGLPVPEGPIKIDLALSIGTPSFQEVTSLLLQEMAVEKITIANEIKKANEREHTFLKRAITTQSLDYVDHEAFKEMTKQAKAVIRTGEATPYANCILHAGVIF; encoded by the coding sequence ATGAAAAAGAACGGTATATTAAATAGTCATATTGCCAAGGTGCTAGCTGACCTTGGTCATACAGATACAGTGGTCATCGCAGACTGCGGTCTGCCTGTCCCAGAAGGTCCGATCAAAATTGATCTTGCTTTATCTATCGGCACACCGTCCTTTCAGGAGGTCACCTCCCTCCTTCTTCAAGAAATGGCGGTTGAAAAAATCACCATAGCAAATGAAATCAAAAAAGCCAATGAGCGTGAACATACGTTTCTAAAGAGAGCGATTACAACCCAATCCTTAGACTATGTAGATCACGAAGCATTCAAAGAAATGACCAAACAAGCAAAAGCGGTTATTCGAACGGGTGAAGCAACCCCATATGCAAACTGCATTCTTCATGCCGGTGTCATTTTTTAA